A genomic window from Elaeis guineensis isolate ETL-2024a chromosome 3, EG11, whole genome shotgun sequence includes:
- the LOC140856700 gene encoding uncharacterized protein isoform X2: protein MLISAIVVPWKVSVRSMFQQISVKTSDGQQLHPLNSAARSQTLCSEFCRAGGMISNVSIMSLNVNILKSVLYPKMSIVFWFSVLVCMHKHNAIGELA from the exons ATGCTGATATCTGCAATT GTTGTTCCATGGAAAGTCAGTGTTCGGTCTATGTTCCAGCAAATATCAG TCAAAACGTCCGACGGTCAGCAGCTACATCCTCTGAATTCTGCAGCAAGAAGTCAGACACTTTGTTCAGAATTCTGCAGGGCTGGAGGCATGATTTCGAATGTTAGCATCATGAGTTTGAATGTTAACATCCTTAAATCTGTATTGTACCCGAAAATGTCAATTGTATTCTGGTTTAGTGTGCTTGTATGCATGCATAAACATAATGCAATTGGAGAGTTAGCTTAA
- the LOC140856701 gene encoding uncharacterized protein, whose translation MEEGSNKGDLQAKLVRQLSVRTSGSLKSSLSGRSSSRNSPSFRRLGSSRTPRRESKSNSSKFQWIRGNRLVLFLILITLWTYIGFYVQSGWAHNDDRKAEFVGYKSESGSPKQEKDARIAAASLEANTTTSLSKEPVVVEGKKESDLNKLVVSLTKKGRQVSSHQSAPKKTSRRSRRKSRKNALKPKGVKVENRTGEMEDGMIPRRNTSYGLIVGPFGKTEERVLGWSADKRKGTCDRKAEFARTVWSRSFVLLFHELSMTGAPLSMMELATELLSCGGTVSAVVLSKKGGLMAELDRRGIKVLKDRAELSFKAAMKADLVIAGSAVCSSWIEQYVAKFPAGSSKIVWWIMENRREYFDRSKHMLNQVKMLTFLSESQSKRWLSWCQEEHIHLNSEPMLVPLSVNDELAFVAGIPCSLNTPSFSVERMLEKRNLLRGAVRKEMGLGDNDVLIMSLSSINPGKGQRLLLEASLLVAEHNVSVKNFKSNGSLEEKKLSEFTNKNQTTLSSEKTTGSLSWKNNQIDEPAADIHQSNTTNVNSKKRKKRRSRLANMLSLVNHTSKSMAQGDHRKLRNLLSDREDKEEQSLKVLIGSIGSKSNKVLYIKTILRFLSQHSNLSKLVLWTPTTTRVASLYAAADVYVINAQGLGETFGRVTIEAMAFGLPVLGTDAGGTQEIVEHNVTGLLHPVGREGAQTLAQNIQYLLHNPSVREKMGLRGRQKVQDKFLKNQLYKRFAEVLVKCMKVK comes from the exons ATGGAGGAAGGTAGTAACAAAGGGGATTTACAGGCGAAATTAGTAAGGCAGCTTTCTGTTCGAACATCCGGGAGCCTGAAATCATCCTTGTCTGGGAGATCTAGTTCAAGAAACTCCCCTTCTTTCCGGCGGTTGGGTTCCAGCAGAACTCCCCGAAGGGAGTCGAAGTCCAATTCCAGCAAGTTCCAATGGATTCGAGGCAACCGTCTGGTGCTTTTTTTAATTCTCATAACTCTATGGACGTACATAGGCTTTTATGTGCAATCTGGGTGGGCTCACAATGATGACAGAAAGGCAGAATTTGTTGGTTACAAGAGCGAGTCAGGTAGTCCTAAGCAAGAGAAGGATGCAAGAATAGCTGCAGCGTCTCTGGAAGCCAATACCACTACTTCTTTGAGTAAGGAGCCAGTGGTAGTGGAAGGGAAAAAAGAATCAGACTTGAATAAGTTGGTTGTTAGTTTGACAAAGAAAGGAAGACAGGTTTCATCCCATCAGAGTGCTCCTAAGAAGACCAGCAGAAGATCAAGGCGTAAATCGAGGAAGAATGCTCTGAAGCCAAAGGGTGTCAAAGTGGAAAATAGGACAGGTGAGATGGAAGATGGAATGATACCAAGAAGAAATActtcatatgggttgattgtgggGCCATTTGGCAAGACAGAAGAGAGGGTTTTGGGATGGAGTGCTGATAAGAGGAAAGGGACGTGTGATAGGAAAGCTGAATTTGCTCGCACTGTCTGGTCTCGGTCTTTTGTGTTGCTATTTCATGAACTTTCAATGACAGGGGCGCCGCTTTCAATGATGGAGTTGGCCACAGAGCTTTTAAGCTGCGGCGGCACTGTGTCTGCTGTAGTGCTTAGCAAGAAAGGTGGATTGATGGCAGAACTTGATAGGAGAGGGATCAAAGTGCTCAAGGACCGGGCAGAACTCAGCTTCAAGGCTGCCATGAAAGCTGACCTTGTTATTGCAGGATCAGCTGTCTGTTCATCCTGGATTG AGCAATATGTGGCAAAGTTTCCAGCAGGATCAAGTAAAATTGTTTGGTGGATCATGGAGAATCGCCGAGAATACTTTGATCGGTCAAAGCATATGCTGAACCAAGTGAAGATGCTGACATTCTTATCTGAATCACAGTCTAAAAGGTGGTTATCCTGGTGTCAAGAAGAACATATTCACTTGAATTCAGAGCCTATGCTAGTTCCTCTTTCTGTGAATGATGAATTGGCGTTTGTAGCAggcattccatgttccctgaacACTCCATCATTCAGTGTTGAGAGAATGCTGGAAAAGAGGAACTTGTTAAGAGGTGCAGTCAGAAAGGAGATGGGATTGGGTGACAATGACGTGCTTATAATGTCTTTAAGTAGCATAAACCCTGGTAAAGGCCAGAGGTTGCTTCTTGAAGCATCTCTTTTGGTGGCTGAGCACAATGTttctgtaaaaaattttaaaagcaaTGGTTCACTGGAGGAGAAAAAGCTGTCAGAATTTACTAATAAAAACCAAACAACCTTGAGCAGTGAGAAAACTACGGGTTCTTTGTCTTGGAAAAACAACCAGATTGATGAGCCAGCAGCTGATATCCACCAAAGTAACACTACTAATGTCAATtctaagaagaggaagaagagacgtTCACGACTAGCTAATATGCTTTCCTTGGTTAATCACACTTCCAAGAGTATGGCACAAGGAGATCATCGAAAATTGAGAAACTTGCTGTCAGATAGAGAGGACAAGGAAGAGCAAAGCCTTAAAGTTTTAATTGGCTCTATAGGATCAAAGAGCAATAAAGTGCTTTATATTAAAACAATTCTTAGATTTCTGTCTCAACATTCAAACTTGTCAAAGCTAGTGCTATGGACTCCAACAACTACACGTGTTGCATCACTCTATGCTGCAGCTGATGTTTATGTAATAAATGCGCAG GGTCTCGGAGAAACATTTGGGAGGGTGACAATTGAAGCTATGGCATTTGGCCTGCCG GTGCTTGGAACAGATGCAGGGGGCACGCAGGAGATTGTTGAGCACAATGTAACAGGTCTTCTCCATCCCGTTGGGCGTGAAGGAGCACAAACCCTTGCCCAGAATATCCAATATCTATtacacaatccatcagtgaggGAGAAGATGGGTTTGAGGGGAAGACAAAAGGTTCAAGACAAGTTCCTGAAGAATCAGCTGTACAAGCGATTTGCAGAGGTCCTTGTCAAGTGCATGAAAGTCAAGTAG
- the LOC140856702 gene encoding strigolactone esterase D14-like — MNAKILGSGGLTLVLGHGYGSSQSVWDYVLPDLIKRYRVVVFDWSFSSSIEPPIDFDTSRYSSYGAFSEDLISLMDDMNLREVIFVGHSMAGMIGCIAAIERPDLFSHLVLVGASPRYLNEEGYEGGMKRSEVDEILSAMESNFQTWAQSFAPPLIGVDHPDSIEKFMQDFLRMRPEIALSVGEMVFMSDFRDVLEKVELPCTIVQCTDDIVVPMSVAHYMQSKIKGRVSLEIIKSGHCPPLTAPQLLIDILDRVLISGN, encoded by the exons ATGAACGCAAAGATCCTTGGGAGTGGTGGGTTAACTCTGGTGCTTGGGCATGGGTATGGAAGCAGCCAATCTGTTTGGGATTACGTCCTACCCGACCTGATCAAAAGGTATCGAGTTGTGGTGTTCGATTGGAGCTTCTCGAGCTCCATCGAACCCCCGATTGACTTCGATACCTCGAGGTATTCTTCTTACGGTGCCTTCTCCGAGGACCTCATCTCTCTCATGGATGACATGAACTTAAGAGAAGTAATATTCGTGGGACACTCCATGGCCGGCATGATCGGATGCATCGCGGCCATTGAGAGGCCTGACCTCTTCAGTCACCTCGTACTCGTTGGAGCATCTCCAAG GTACTTGAACGAAGAAGGATACGAAGGAGGTATGAAGAGGTCGGAAGTTGATGAAATACTCTCTGCCATGGAATCCAATTTCCAGACATGGGCTCAAAGCTTCGCCCCTCCCCTCATTGGAGTAGATCATCCCGACTCcattgaaaaatttatgcagGATTTCCTGAGGATGAGACCTGAGATAGCACTGTCAGTGGGGGAAATGGTCTTCATGAGTGATTTCAGGGATGTCCTTGAGAAGGTAGAGCTTCCATGCACCATCGTTCAGTGCACCGATGACATTGTAGTCCCAATGAGTGTGGCACATTACATGCAGAGCAAGATAAAGGGCAGGGTCTCCTTGGAGATAATTAAGTCTGGGCATTGCCCTCCGCTAACTGCTCCGCAGCTGCTCATCGATATCCTTGATCGAGTCCTTATCTCAGGCAACTGA
- the LOC140856700 gene encoding uncharacterized protein isoform X1 has product MFKFGMAGKAYLAVLVANADICNCCSMESQCSVYVPANIRQLYLICCKRRLEVWSDVKIEYYSSSLYRALQWGGGANNEGGHAPHASSSLVLIALNYIHVNFLNLASVISSVLGQLERLIALTEMLFLAWIFHASDASENLIQSMI; this is encoded by the exons ATGTTCAAGTTTGGAATGGCAGGGAAAGCATATCTTGCTGTTCTAGTGGCTAATGCTGATATCTGCAATT GTTGTTCCATGGAAAGTCAGTGTTCGGTCTATGTTCCAGCAAATATCAG GCAATTATATCTGAtttgctgcaaaagaaggctggAGGTGTGGTCAGATGTTAAGATTGAGTACTATAGTTCTTCATTGTACCGCGCTCTTCAGTGGGGTGGAGGGGCGAATAACGAAGGCGGGCATGCACCACACGCAAGTAGTAGTTTAGTGTTAATAGCCCTAAATTATAtacatgtaaattttttaaatcttgcATCCGTGATTTCATCTGTCTTGGGACAACTGGAAAGGCTAATAGCCCTGACGGAAATGCTGTTTCTTGCTTGGATCTTTCATGCAAGTGATGCAAGCGAGAATTTGATTCAATCGATGATCTAG